Proteins found in one Acanthopagrus latus isolate v.2019 chromosome 3, fAcaLat1.1, whole genome shotgun sequence genomic segment:
- the pex1 gene encoding peroxisome biogenesis factor 1, with protein sequence MFCNQGIQPVTVVFNNTKNCFLHLSSKLALHLSLNENQALELSWDHGSPVFLSWTHNRTSSSLDSHKVELCRQLGEKLGLRDGEQGFLRPCHQVSSVRQVFVEPLSADDWEILELHSAALEQQLLDQIRVVFQDAVFPVWVDSHTAIYIQIASLSPSVPYGRLEQFTELVVSPKIRPGIGNLSGSPGRTSEEQHFHRQQNMDHSTRAGPSPIPQNHQWGGIADLKSLLRYMIKGTCGPVNELQPVPDIPALFTDSMYRVCAAPPASLCTISHVATGVIHLFPLSHKSNAGLTGGQAPVTYGLLLKVPSPKEQRDRAKQAMEKKKNTGVTKAAATADGGEGVKEEEAAVVRVVWHGTGEERHLRKGEIHSGRVWIPQPLATRLDIIPHSTVRIKPVKSTVKVASSIRLQPLKPLPEEEEEEEEEIQTAFLGWLHTQSHEPLACLTPRTGNILLHGTDAKLELALTVLKPEAESDPPDQLFLLSPAVIGKEHLQLDREPVATPAVTSVAETPKPDLPSLSILGGMDELSRTGFQFISHSLLGSPLSRELGTAGRGLQGGSLLITGAKGSGKSTLSRALCGKAREHLDAHVEVVDCKKLQGKRAETVRQMLQDVFEQAEWRQPSVVLLDDLDHVTGTPSSPEHEHGPEAVLQQHIAQSLKDVVDELVLHSSLVCLIITSQSEHSLHPSLTEVQGSHFIQGLVHIQPPDQAQRAEILQRLILRKNSLAEETLQTLDLAAVAKETEGYMPQDLVLLLERAVHASTVQQRHSDQGVCLSSRDFVQALKGFTPPSLWGADLHSPSGVGLERVGGLREVRQQLMDTIMLPAKYPILFANLPIRHRSGILLYGAPGTGKTLLARAVAKDSGMHFISIKGPELLSKYIGASEQGVRDVFQRAQAAKPCILFFDEFDSLAPRRGHDSTGVTDRVVNQLLTQLDGVEGLQGVYVLAATSRPDLIDPALLRPGRLDKSLYCPPPDLEARVEILKALSSGITLAADVDLEQLAAATEQFTGADLKALLYNAQLEAVHNSLGSGTPHELTSGSESDMSLSSMIFPNNCSGSDDSVGEGEAVAGLDQSMVLLEPSELKVEDEHLGNVWRLYFGSSYESESGNSPISGLISQCASGPNSGNHDFSRASVRDPGGLIPPAYMSSLRSGYEELGPEQLERLQQDVNNIKNNCRRGNEDCARVRSASSQPGLLLCSAHVNSALAATKPSLSKADWNRYTKLYEAFGGAGDGKSPQSVTFKPGQRVTLA encoded by the exons AATCAGGCTTTGGAGTTGTCATGGGACCACGGATCTCCAGTTTTCCTCAGCTGGACTCACAACAGGACCTCCTCCAGCCTGGACAGCCATAAAGTGGAGCTATGTCGACAACTGGGAGAAAAGCTAGGCCTGAGAGATGGAGAGCAG GGTTTCCTGAGACCATGTCACCAGGTTTCATCAGTGCGTCAAGTGTTTGTGGAGCCTTTGTCAGCTGATGATTGGGAAATCTTG GAGCTCCACAGTGCCGcactggagcagcagctgctggatcaAATCAGAGTGGTTTTCCAAGatgctgtgtttcctgtgtgggTGGACAGCCACACAGCCATCTACATCCAAATAG CATCACTTTCACCATCCGTGCCCTACGGTCGCCTGGAGCAGTTCACAGAACTAGTTGTCTCTCCAAAGATCCGCCCTGGAATTGGCAACCTCAGTGGTTCTCCAGGGAGAACCAGCGAGGAGCAGCATTTTCACAGACAGCAAAATATGGATCATTCCACCCGCGCAGGACCATCCCCCATTCCTCAAAACCACCAGTGGGGTGGTATAGCTGACCTGAAGAGCCTACTACGCTATATGATTAAGGGTACCTGTGGTCCAGTTAACGAGCTCCAGCCTGTACCCGACATCCCCGCCCTCTTCACAGACTCCATGTACAGAGTGTGTGCTGCACCTCCAGCCTCTCTTTGCACTATAAGCCACGTCGCAACCGGCGTCATTCACTTATTCCCTCTGAGCCATAAGTCAAATGCTGGGCTTACTGGAGGTCAGGCCCCAGTGACTTATGGCCTGCTCTTGAAGGTGCCCTCGCCTAAAGAGCAGAGGGACAGAGCCAAGCAGGCcatggagaaaaagaagaacacagGAGTTACTAAAGCTGCTGCCACAGcggatggaggagagggggtaaaagaagaagaagctgcgGTGGTCAGGGTGGTGTGGCATGGTACTGGGGAGGAAAGACATCTCAGAAAGGGAGAGATCCATAGTGGAAGAGTGTGG ATCCCACAGCCCCTTGCCACGAGGTTGGATATCATCCCACATTCAACCGTTAGAATTAAACCAGTCAAATCGACTGTCAAAGTCGCCTCCTCTATTCGCCTACAGCCCCTAAAGCCACTG cctgaggaggaggaggaggaggaggaggagattcaGACAGCTTTCCTTGGTTGGCTCCACACTCAGAGTCATGAACCTTTAGCCTGTCTCACTCCACGGACTGGCAACATCCTCCTACATGGAACTGATG CAAAGTTAGAGTTGGCTTTGACTGTGCTGAAACCAGAAGCAGAGAGTGACCCTCCAGAccagctgtttttattatcaCCCGCGGTTATCGGGAAGGAACACCTACAG TTAGACAGAGAGCCAGTGGCCACGCCGGCTGTGACATCTGTAGCTGAAACACCCAAACCAGATCTTCCCTCCCTCAGTATTCTTGG TGGGATGGATGAGCTCAGTAGGACTGGGTTCCAGTTCATCTCCCACAGCCTTCTGGGTAGTCCCCTCTCACGAGAGCTTGGCACCGCTGGACGGGGTCTCCAAGGTGGCAGTCTACTCATCACTGGTGCTAAG GGAAGTGGAAAGAGTACCTTGTCCCGAGCCCTCTGTGGAAAAGCTAGAGAACATCTGGATGCACATGTGGAGGTGGTGGACTGCAAAAAACTACAAG gcaAACGGGCAGAAACCGTGAGACAGATGCTGCAGGACGTTTTTGAGCAGGCGGAGTGGAGGCAGCCTTCTGTTGTTCTGCTTGATGACTTGGACCATGTGACAGGAACGCCATCCTCACCTGAACATGAGCATGGTCCTGAGgcggtgctgcagcagcacattgCACAGA GTCTGAAGGATGTGGTGGACGAGCTGGTGCTTCACTCCAGCCTGGTGTGTCTGATCATCACCAGCCAGAGTGAGCattccctccacccctccctgaCAGAGGTGCAGGGGTCCCACTTCATCCAGGGCTTGGTGCACATCCAGCCACCAGACCAG GCTCAGAGAGCAGAAATCCTGCAGCGTCTGATCCTCAGAAAAAACAGCCTAGCAGAGGAGACCTTACAGACTCTAGACCTAGCCGCTGTTGCCAAGGAGACGGAGGGATACATGCCCCAAGACCTGGTACTGCTGTTGGAACGGGCCGTCCACGCCAGCACTGTGCAACAAAGACACAGTGACCAGG gtgtgtgtctgtcgtCGAGGGACTTCGTGCAGGCTCTCAAGGGATTCACACCTCCCTCTTTGTGGGGTGCTGACCTCCACAGCCCAAGTGGAGTTGGGCTGGAGAGGGTGGGCGGGCTGAGGGAGGTGCGACAGCAGCTAATGGACACCATAATGCTCCCTGCTAAG TATCCCATCCTGTTCGCCAATCTTCCTATCCGCCATCGCTCAGGAATATTGCTGTATGGAGCTCCTGGTACAGGGAAGACCCTGCTGGCCAGAGCTGTGGCCAAAGACAGTGGTATGCACTTCATCAGCATCAAG GGACCTGAACTCCTCAGTAAGTACATTGGGGCGAGTGAGCAGGGAGTCCGTGATGTCTTCCAAAG GGCACAAGCTGCCAAGCCGTGCATCTTGTTCTTCGATGAGTTCGACTCTCTGGCCCCCAGGAGGGGCCACGACAGCACAGGTGTCACCGACCGTGTGGTCAACCAGCTCCTCACCCAGCTGGATGGGGTGGAGGGACTGCAGG GTGTTTATGTGCTCGCGGCCACCAGCCGTCCAGATCTGATTGATCCGGCCCTGCTGAGACCTGGAAGACTGGACAAATCCCTGTACTGCCCCCCTCCTGACCTG GAGGCTCGTGTGGAGATCCTGAAGGCTCTGAGCAGCGGCATCACCCTCGCTGCCGATGTCGACCTGGAGCAGCTGGCTGCAGCGACGGAGCAGTTCACCGGGGCTGACCTGAAGGCCCTGCTATACAACGCCCAGCTGGAGGCAGTCCACAACAGCCTGGGCTCCGGCACACCGCAT GAGCTGACCTCTGGCTCAGAAAGCGACATGAGCCTGTCCTCCATGATCTTCCCGAACAACTGCAGTGGCTCGGATGATTCAGTGGGGGAGGGAGAAGCGGTTGCGGGGCTGGATCAGTCCATGGTTCTCCTGGAGCCCAGCGAGCTTAAAGTGGAAGACGAACATCTTGGGAACGTCTGGAGACTCTACTTCGGAAGCTCCTACGAGTCGGAATCAGGGAACTCGCCGATTTCTGGACTG ATCTCCCAGTGCGCCTCTGGACCCAACTCCGGGAACCATGACTTTTCAAGGGCGTCGGTCCGTGACCCCGGGGGCTTGATCCCACCTGCATACATGTCGTCCCTCCGGAGCGGGTACGAAGAGCTCGGCCCCGAGCAGCTGGAGCGTCTACAGCAAGACGTTAATAACATCAAGAACAACTGCAGGAGAGGGAAC gAGGACTGTGCGCGGGTGCGTTCAGCCTCGAGCCAGCCGGGCCTCCTGCTGTGTTCGGCTCATGTGAACTCTGCCCTGGCCGCGACCAAGCCGTCTCTCAGCAAAGCCGACTGGAACAGATACACAAAACT gTATGAAGCGTTTGGCGGTGCGGGGGACGGAAAATCTCCTCAGTCTGTCACTTTTAAACCTGGGCAACGAGTGACTTTAGCTTGA